CACTTCCAATACCTCACTTGCCTGCAATCCACTTGGAGCCAGTTCTAATGCAGCTTTAATAACAATTTACACCATCGTGCTGATTGGAGGTTCAGCTGGAGCTGCCATCATGACTTGGAAAATAAAAACTGACAGGAAATCCATCACATCCACTGCTGTGATCAACCTTGTATCGGTGCACACTTTCTTCCTCCTGACCCTGCCGTTCCGCATTTCCTACTACGTCCTCGGTGAATGGAAGTTTGGTGAAATATTTTGTAAGCTGGTGAGTGCAATGATACACGCTCACATGTACttgtgctctatgttctatgtggccATAGTTGTCATGAGGATGATCGGTTTCTTTCGCGAAAGGAAGACGATGCAGTTTTATCAGCCTTGGCATGCCAGTGCTGCCAGCCTGGGCATCTGGGCACTGGTGCTTCTTGCTGTTTTCCCTTTGTTTTTATCATATTTTGAGAGCTCAAATAAGGATGGCAAGAAATGTTTTGAATTCACGATTACAGCTGCCTCATCATATACTAAGACTATGAACTGCCTTGCTGTTATTATCGTCTTAACAACCTTCGCTGTTTTACTTGCCACCCAAGTTGGCATATTTGTGCAATTGGTGATCCGTTATCAAGATAATCTGCGTAACCAGCAAGAATTTGGAGCTCAGACAAAGACATTGTTGTTTATATTGGTTATGATATGTTTTGTCCCATACCTTGGATTCAGATTGTTTTACATAAATCAAGTTGCGACTGACCCCTGTTCATTGAGCTTAAATATCACTAATGAAATATTTTTAGCTCTGACTGCAATGAGCTGTTTCGATGTGGTTATCTTCCTAGTGGCTGCCTACTGAGAAATCAGCCACTTCTGATTTAATTTTCAGTCAGTGTCAATCTTTTATGTATAACAGAAGTATGCACCAGGCTCGCAACGGAGCTCACTCACTAAAAGTTACATATATTCATTTGCAGGGCCATGTCCCCTGAAAGATAAATAACATATCCAAGAACTGCATCTTTTTTAATTAAGGAAAAGCATGGGAACATTTGCTCGGCGCATTCTCCATGGTAACGGCTTGATCAATCAATGTTGACTGCCCAAAGATTAGCACCTTTtcttcatgcagtataaattgttgtttcctatGAAATTTGGCATTTTGTGTCTGTCTTGATGAGTGTGAGATGAAATACTTCAATCAGCATGTTTCTCTTCAGCCACACATAAATTCTGTACTATCAAGCAACTATTTATAATAGCAAGTATTGAAAGCGATATAAATTGTGTGAAACAATAGTTGCTATTAGAGGTGTGAATACTGATGAGAACAATTAGAGGTGTGAATACTGATGAGAACAATGGGTTGTTCACTAGTCCAACTCCACAAGGTGCATTGATGCTTCAGGTTTGAGGTGACAGTTTAGCTGAGTTTTCCCCTACCCCAGAAGTTTTTGTGTGCTAGCCCATAATCCAAGttgatcagtactgaggcagtgctacatCTTCAGGGGTTTTCTAAGAGTTGTTAAACTGAGACCAGTTTAGCTAGATTACTTTATCAGAAACAGGAAGAAATAGGTGGAAGTAGATTCCGAACatccttgatgcgaccatcaattcacacaaaaccaggtgtaagcaaactgtggctttaatcaactagaacagtgcctgcctacgactgatctgttagtgggagccgcctacagggtgactgctcttatacctcccctcaaggggaggagccaggggcagagcccacacaggccccaacgtgctacatcataggtaataccttacaatggtccataggtggagcccacatgggcaacagcgtaatacagatatgcacatggtgaattgttacagcagtaCATTCACCACAATTCTGTCAGTATTCTTCCTTAATCAGAACTATGAAATAACTAGGAATACAGTAAATCACacggaatcagaggtgagctggcaagatggatacagaactggctaggtaatagaaggcagagagtagcaatggaagggtgcttttctgattggagggctgtgattagtggtgttccgccgggatcagtgctgggacctttgctgtttgtagtatatataaatgatttggaagaaaatgcaactggtctgattagtaagtttgcagacgacacaaaggttggtggaattgcggatagcgatgaggactgtcagaggatacagcaggatttagattgtttggagacttgggcggagagatggcagatggagtttaatccggacaaatgtgaggtaatgcattttggaaggtctaatgcaggtagggaatatacagtgaatggttgaaccctcaagagtattgacagtctgagagatctaggtgtacaggtccacaggtcactgaaaggggcaacacaggtggagaaggtagtcaagaaggcatacggcatgcttgccttcattggacggagcattgagtataagaattggcaagtcatgttgcagctgtatagaaccttagttaggccacacttggagtatagttttcaattctggttgccacactaccagaaggatgtggaggctttagagagggtgcagaagagatttaccaaaatgttgcctggtatggagggcattacctataaggagaggttgaataaacttggtttgttcccactggaatgaaggaggttgaggggcgacctgaaagaggtctataaaattatgaggggcatagacagaatggatagtcagagactttttcccagggtagaggggccaattactaggggccataggtttaaggtgcgaggggcaaggtttagaggagatgtacgaggcaagttttttacacagtgtgtagtgggtgcctggaacacgctgccggaggaggtggtggaagcagggacaatagtgatgtttaaggggcatcttgacaaatacatgaataggatgggaatagagggatatggacccaggaagtgtagaagattgtagtttagtcgggcagcatggttggcgcaggcttggatggccgaagggcctgttcctgtgctgtacttttctttgttctttgtatggctGTTTGTGAGTTCTTGCTTTTTGCAATGTTTTGTAAAGTTGTTCATATAATAATACGTGCTATATTTCAAATATGTGAAAGATTTTGCAATATTTTTGTGAGATGTTTTAAAGTCTATGCTTTCCTTTATTATGTACATGATTTGCAGATGAACAAGTAGCCAGCATTCTCATTGGCTCTTCAATTGTGTATTAAACCACTCAAAACTCCCATTTAAGGTGTTCTCTGTGGATTAATAACTTCATCTTCATAATATAATTTGGAAAATTCCATTTCAAGACTTGTAACAGAAGCATGAATTTAATTTGCTCTTATCCATTTAGTTCTTTGTTCAGTATTTTGTTCAACAGTGAGGAGATTAAAACAGGAAGGGGTCAGTTACTGAGGAAGGTGGTGTAATGAACAATGTTGCACAACACACACCAGCTGTTTTGAACAAAGCATGGTGTCTCTATTCTTTATTAAACAATGCCTATCTCCAACTTTGCAGACCTCCCATATATCCTGCCTTTGTCAAATCCTAATAACATGACCGAAAATGGTAAAACTGCTGTAAATGGCAACAATTGTTTCTTGAGCTGATAATGAGATTTATATCCATCAAAATAATCAAATAAATCAAAAAAGTGATCAAAATAAAGGTGTCTTGATTGTACATATAATTTTTATATACATATATTTTTGTACAGCGGGGTGTTCTGCTCGCCATTTTAAAATAACGTCCCAATCTCCGAGACCCCCAAAGTGATCCCCAACCTCCCGCCCAGCCAGAACACACTATGGGAGGTCCTAACATCTCCAACAcctatgcagagcacacccagccCAATCGCACAAAATGCcaaattggcagtgccaacctatcaCCCTGTGGTGCCCatgcaagctggcagtgccacctgggcaccttgacagtgacaGGCTGGcatcccaagtggcactgccaagatgccaggcttgcactgtcagggtgctcaggtggcatcagcagtgccaggacacTATTCTTCCCAAAGGTCATGCAGCTGGGGGAACCCCAGGGGGCCCCTCAAACCCCAGGGAGACCCCCAGGAGTTCCATCCTtctggtccctatttgtggggaccagtgctaagcaGCGCTCATCTGAGGTCTCCGAGGTGACGGGATGAATCCCAAAACcttgggtacctcgggaatctgcacattagagtgaggctagctgtctcgctctaatatgcagatttgcaaaaactttgatcccgcccataatgggcagggtttacattgcaacgtctcgcgagatcacgttgGAGCGGGGTCTGCCGGCTTTTATTGGCCATGCGGTGCTGCAGCGAACTGCTTTTCTGGCATAGCGCGGCCATTGGACCGCACctgtaggagcagatgtaggccactcagcccatcgagcctgttccgccattcaatgagatcatgatcatgatgtaatcctcaattccactttcccgccctgaccccataaccctcgattcctttactgattaaaaatcatgGTCGATTTGATtggttgatttattgtcacatataccgaagtgaaaagtatttttctgcggccaaggaaacataGACAGTAGACAAAAAAAATAGTAGATGGTTGCAGTTGATGCGAAAAAGTACACaataaagtacatcgacaaataaataattagttacagtatggaacaaggattcatccccttcctagaatccttcacAAGTTTGAGGAGCTGAATTAGTTATTCCTGTTCCCTGTTACATCACCTCCCTTGTGCAGTTGGACAAATTCCATTCTCTGTTGTTTGGCAGACATTTCAATAGCTTGAGTTCACTTCCTTCCACATTTAGTTGCAGATGTGGCCAATGAAGGGACTGAAATAGGAAGTTCTGTAAGACTGAGAAAGATAATGTGCAAAAATACTGCACAACATACTGACTACTGTACCCTTTATTCACTACTTCCCCAAAAGTGCTCACAGCAACTACTCTGAGATGGTAGTATAGTAATTCTACCTGGATTAAGAATATGGATACATGGAGTGGAATTTAATCTATGGCACTCTGTTCCCAACAATGGAACCAGATGTGGTGTCACCTCTTTCACATCTTGGGAGCTGCATCCATACAATTCAGATGAAAATTTAAAGGGGAGGTCACGGGCACAAGAAACacatggggctgggttctccaattttgagactaagtgccgacggcaGCGTGGAAATAGTGGTGTTTTACAACAGAAAAAACAATGCAACAGCTcactgattcagcaactctaaatgggctcgcaccatcaccacgtggaacacgatcattTCCAtagaaaacggtgccggattcgccgggtccgtgatttttTCACGAGGATCACACGCCGCAGCCGCGCTTAAATGAtccattcccacacacaccatcccagccagcaaggtgGCTGGTGGAGAGCAGCGCCACTGTTCAGGGACCCTGAGTTGGACACCCTCCTGACGTGGAGGAGAGGCGATGACACTGTACCCTGACCCAGGAGGAAGGCCGTCGTCTGCCGGACCTGGGCACAAGTGGCAGacgtggtcagcgccgtgggcatcgTTGCCTGGACTGGAATGCAGTGCAGGATGAAACTGCACAAccccctcagggcggccaggatgagttggccgatctgtgcccctggcactaactccgcccccccccccccgctctgtgcccctgacactaacccccccacccccccccgctctgtgcccctgacactaactccccccccccgctccgtgcccctggcactaactcccccccccccgctccgtgcccctggcactaactccaccctcccccactctgtgctcCTGGCACTAACTCAGCCCGTCcccggtggtgccggtcatgcgtgccacccaggagcgccggtttcggctatggatcagtgtGTCCAAGGTCTGGTTAATTCTGTGTAGGCGGGGGTCGAGACCCAGGTcagggctgccttctcacaggcagccatgtgccagagccacccggatattgcagtggtgctcctcagcatggcccagtcacagcgggccatgtctGGGAATGTCAGCGGCACAGCTCAGGCGCTGGCCAGCGTGGCGCAGATACTGGGCGGGGTGCCCCGGTCCCAGACGGAGatgacccagacccagagggaggtggaccaATCCCAAAGGTAGgttgcgcagtcactggctgatgtggcacaggcccacagggtggtggcacagtcgcagcatgatgtggtgcagtcccagacggagatgggccactccctgtgctccatggttgtGAGTGTGCAGATCCTTGTCGAGACCAgagccggcctccaggactggcagcgtcaggtggagGGAGGGCATCAGGGGATGACTCTGCTCGCACCCCAGTCCAATGGAGTAGCTcaggagccatcgggcaccccgaggaaggaggagtgatggggcccgtgccagtgacaccCGCAGAGAATGTGCCGGgagaccgcagcacctcggactccacccctcctgtctctggtgcatctgttggacagcgggcagaacagggcagcatcaTGCCACCCAGGACACCCGAGGAGGActttaggcatggactattttcaaaatggggaaatgcttcggaaatcagaatctcaaagggacttgggagtccttgttcacgattctcttaaggttaacgtgcaggttcagccggcagttaagaaggcaaatacaatgttagcgttcatgtcgagagggctagaatacaaactagggatttacttctgaggctgtataaggctctggtcagaccccattcggagtattgtgagcagttttgggccccgtatctaaggaagaatgtgctggccttggaaaggatccagaggaggttcacaagaatgatccctggaatgaagagcttgtcatatgaggaacatttgaggactctgtctgtactcattggagtttagaaggatgaggggagatcttattgaaacttacaggatactgcgaggcctggatagagtggacgtggagaggatgtttccacttgtagtaaaaactagaaccagaggacacaatctcagactaaagggacgatcctttaaaacagagaagaggaggaatttcttcagccagagggtggtgaatctgtggaactctttgccgcagaaggctgtggaggccaaatcactgagtgtctttaagacagagatagatagattcttgattaataaggggatcaggggttatggggagaaggcaggagaatggggatgagaaaatatcaggcctgattgaatggcagagtagactcgatgggccgagtggcctaattctgctcctatgtctgatggtcttatgatcatcagccacgacccgtctaaactaaaacctgctTTTCAaacgtccctatccctctattcccaccctattcatgcatttgtcaaggtgtctcgtatctgcttccaccatctcccacagcagcaagttccaggcactcaccaccctctgtgtaaaaaacttccctcactctcctcctctaaactttccacctcacaccttaaacctatgtcccctcctaATTgactttccaccctgggaaaaagtgtctgactaaccactctgtccatgccactcataattttctaaacctttatcaggttgcccctcaacctccctgctacccttcttaaacaaagaaacaacattggttattctccagccctctgggacctcacctgtagccaatgaggatacaaagattgctgtcaaggccccagcaattttggGTTTCAAAGAATGAGAAATGATCTAATTGAAAccgacaaaatacttaaaggaatacaAGGGTaggtgcaggtaagatgtttcccaggTTGGCGAGTCTAGAACGAGGGAAGGCAATCGCAAAATAATAGGGAAGTGAGTTTGGACTGAGACGAGCAGAGTTTGTTTACTCAGAGGATTTTGAATCGTTGAAATTCTGGAAATTCTGTTAAAGCTCTCTGCGGTTGAGAACATTTGAAGTGGAGATTGACAAATTTCTGAATACCAATGATGTCAAGAGggacatggattggattggatttgtttattgtcacgtgtaccaagctacagtgaaaattatttttctgtgagcagctcaactgatccttaagtacatgacaagaaaaggatataaaagaaaaaacataatagggcaacacaaggtacacaatgtaaatagacactggcattgggtgaagcatacaggggtgaactgttaatgaggtcagtccataagagggtcgtttaggagtctggtaacagcggggaagaaggtgcttttgagtctgtgtgtgttctcagacttttgtatctcctgcctgatggaagaagttggaagagtgagtaagtcaggtgggaggggtctttgattatactgcccgctttccccaggcagtgggaggtgtagatggagtcaatggatgggaggcaggttcgtgtgatggactgggtggtgttaacgactctctgaagtttctttcggtcttgggctgagcagttgccataccaggctgtgatgcagcctgataggatgctttctatggtgcatctgtaaaagttggtaagggttaatgtggacatgccgaatttccttagtttcctgaggcagtataggcactgttgtgctttcttggtgggagcgtcgacgtggatggaccaggacagatttttggagacgtgtacccctaggaatttgaaactgctaaccatctccacctcgaccccgttgatgctgacaggggtgtgtacagtactttgcttcctgaagtcaatgaccagctctttagttttgctggcattgagggagagattgttgttgctgcatcactccactaggttctctatctccctcctgtattctgactcagatACTGGAATTCTTTTTCTTTTACATCCCCTCCTAAAAATATTCTTTTTATCCAACTTTCATTGTTTTGAAGAGCCAACAACTGAAACATTCACGTTCCATTTCTCTTCTCAAATGCCATTTGACCTGGTGTGTTTTCAGCATTTCTTCTTTATTTAAAGTTTCCACCATTTGTATTTTTTTCTTTTTCGATCAATAGTTCACTCTGTTTTGTTCAAAAATACCACCCAGTGGTATAAatctctgctctgccattcaatcatggctggtatgtttcccatccccattctcctgccttctccccataacccctgatccccttattgatcaagaacctatctatctctgtcttaaagacactcagaccctccacagccttctgtg
This Scyliorhinus torazame isolate Kashiwa2021f chromosome 11, sScyTor2.1, whole genome shotgun sequence DNA region includes the following protein-coding sequences:
- the LOC140385049 gene encoding probable G-protein coupled receptor 141, which codes for MNRSAMDNTVSLPGTFTSTNFTSNTSLACNPLGASSNAALITIYTIVLIGGSAGAAIMTWKIKTDRKSITSTAVINLVSVHTFFLLTLPFRISYYVLGEWKFGEIFCKLVSAMIHAHMYLCSMFYVAIVVMRMIGFFRERKTMQFYQPWHASAASLGIWALVLLAVFPLFLSYFESSNKDGKKCFEFTITAASSYTKTMNCLAVIIVLTTFAVLLATQVGIFVQLVIRYQDNLRNQQEFGAQTKTLLFILVMICFVPYLGFRLFYINQVATDPCSLSLNITNEIFLALTAMSCFDVVIFLVAAY